A portion of the Calothrix sp. 336/3 genome contains these proteins:
- a CDS encoding cob(I)yrinic acid a,c-diamide adenosyltransferase, which produces MTRNGIGIRTAQVRQQRVTGQIHVYDGAGKGKSQAALGVVLRSIGLGINTPNNVNRVLLLRFLKGPERDYDEDGAIAALQRGFPHLIDQVRTGRAEYFGADEIITYDREEAARGWDVAKGAIASGLYSVVVLDEINPVLDLGLLPTQEVIRTLKDKPQDLEIIATGRAAPPELLDIADLHSEMKPHHHPTAEAQGIGGIEVYTGAGKGKSTSALGKALKAIGRGINHPGSTRVLIMQWLKGGTGYTEDAALAALQQSYPEVVDHQRCGRDAIVWRNSRQELDYVEAERGWEIAKIAIASGLYKTIILDELNPTVDLELLPVEPIVQALLRKPRDTEVIITGRCHNQPAYFDLATVHSEVYCHKHYANQGVELKRGVDF; this is translated from the coding sequence ATGACAAGGAACGGCATCGGTATTCGCACCGCCCAAGTGCGTCAACAACGGGTCACAGGACAAATTCATGTCTATGATGGTGCTGGGAAAGGCAAGTCCCAAGCAGCTTTAGGCGTAGTTTTGCGTTCGATTGGCTTAGGAATTAATACACCGAATAATGTCAACCGCGTCTTGCTATTGCGGTTTTTGAAGGGTCCAGAGCGGGACTATGATGAAGATGGAGCGATCGCCGCTTTACAACGTGGTTTTCCCCATCTGATAGATCAGGTTCGCACTGGCAGGGCGGAATATTTTGGAGCAGATGAGATTATCACCTATGATCGGGAAGAAGCGGCAAGGGGATGGGATGTTGCCAAGGGGGCGATCGCCTCTGGATTATATTCTGTTGTGGTTCTCGATGAGATCAACCCAGTTTTAGATTTGGGTTTACTCCCTACCCAAGAAGTTATCCGTACCCTGAAAGATAAACCCCAGGATTTAGAAATTATTGCCACCGGACGTGCTGCACCTCCAGAATTACTGGATATTGCTGATTTACATTCGGAAATGAAACCCCACCACCACCCAACTGCGGAAGCTCAGGGAATTGGTGGTATTGAAGTTTATACAGGTGCAGGGAAAGGAAAATCTACTAGCGCCCTAGGAAAAGCTCTAAAAGCTATTGGTAGGGGAATTAATCATCCTGGTTCTACCCGTGTACTGATTATGCAGTGGCTCAAAGGTGGTACAGGTTATACAGAAGATGCAGCCCTGGCAGCCTTACAACAATCCTATCCAGAGGTTGTTGATCATCAGCGTTGTGGACGGGATGCCATTGTTTGGCGTAATTCTCGCCAGGAATTAGACTATGTGGAAGCAGAAAGAGGTTGGGAGATTGCCAAGATAGCGATCGCCTCTGGACTTTATAAAACCATCATCCTTGATGAACTTAACCCCACGGTCGATTTGGAACTTCTACCTGTGGAACCTATCGTTCAAGCATTACTCCGTAAACCCCGTGATACGGAAGTGATTATCACCGGACGTTGTCACAACCAACCAGCATATTTTGACCTGGCAACGGTTCACTCAGAAGTCTACTGTCATAAACACTATGCCAATCAAGGTGTAGAACTCAAACGAGGAGTAGATTTTTAA